In Erigeron canadensis isolate Cc75 chromosome 6, C_canadensis_v1, whole genome shotgun sequence, the following are encoded in one genomic region:
- the LOC122604874 gene encoding disease resistance protein Roq1-like, with protein sequence MAHHHSTNARLKEGERERTPTKTRPCLLRLRRAARRTPADGAISTGLSFQVEDTQAKIFVDNLYDALYQAGIHAFKDDEKFLRGKPISQELVKAIEESRFAVTVFSKNYANSSSYLEELAKIIECRDLRRQGVLPSVL encoded by the coding sequence ATGGCCCACCACCACTCCACAAACGCGCGTTTGAAAGAAGGAGAAAGGGAGAGGACGCCGACGAAGACGCGACCGTGCTTATTGCGTCTTCGCCGGGCCGCGCGTCGGACGCCGGCCGACGGAGctataagcaccggcctaaGCTTTCAAGTTGAAGACACTCAAGCAAAAATCTTTGTGGATAATCTGTATGACGCTCTTTATCAGGCAGGAATACACGCGTTTAAGGATGACGAGAAGTTTCTTAGAGGGAAACCCATCTCCCAGGAACTCGTCAAAGCAATTGAAGAGTCGAGATTTGCAGTGACGGTCTTCTCAAAAAACTATGCAAACTCTTCTTCGTATTTAGAAGAACTTGCCAAGATCATTGAATGTCGGGATCTAAGGAGACAGGGGGTCTTACCCAGTGTTCTATGA
- the LOC122602583 gene encoding disease resistance protein Roq1-like → MSFDELSIAEKKILLYIACFFKGRDRRYVTRILDSCGFKAGNGITKLIEKSFLTITKGRVHMHDLIQEMSRCIARKDYPNTMAWVTQEIKETLKTSSRLEAVEAIVETNHDQSSGRPMPYCSAKVFMGMKKLRLLEVNNYFTSSEPAAFPEELRWLCWSDYPYQSLIITRGMTNLVGLELPYSDILQVQMEKEVILTSLKSINLNRSYMITSFPDISGVPNLERLNLSCCMQLREVHQSVLNHEKIIHLDLTGCMSLRSLPSPIKMKNLSRHSFLIIVKISKDYQKSPWRQGG, encoded by the exons ATGAGTTTCGATGAATTGAGTATCGCTGAAAAGAAAATATTGCTATACATTGCATGTTTCTTCAAAGGCAGGGACAGGCGTTATGTCACGAGAATCCTTGATAGTTGTGGTTTTAAAGCAGGAAATGGAATAACTAAGCTGATTGAAAAATCCTTTTTGACCATTACAAAAGGCCGTGTTCATATGCATGATCTCATTCAAGAGATGAGTCGGTGTATTGCTCGCAAAGACTATCCAAATACCATGGCGTGGGTTACACAAGAAATCAAGGAAACATTGAAGACAAGCTCG AGATTAGAGGCAGTTGAGGCCATAGTGGAGACCAATCATGATCAATCCAGCGGTAGGCCGATGCCCTATTGTAGTGCAAAAGTCTTCATGGGCATGAAGAAACTGAGACTACTTGAAGTTAATAACTATTTCACTTCCAGTGAACCTGCTGCTTTCCCAGAAGAATTAAGATGGCTTTGTTGGTCTGACTACCCATATCAATCTCTGATAATAACACGAGGTATGACCAACCTCGTAGGCCTTGAACTGCCATACAGTGACATTCTACAAGTACAAATGGAGAAAGAG GTTATCCTAACCAGCCTTAAGTCCATAAATCTAAATCGATCATATATGATAACAAGCTTTCCAGACATATCAGGGGTCCCAAATCTTGAACGCTTAAATTTATCTTGCTGTATGCAATTGAGGGAGGTTCACCAATCTGTTTTGAATCATGAAAAGATTATTCACTTGGATCTGACTGGTTGTATGAGTCTGAGATCTCTCCCATCCCCTATCAAGATGAAAAATCTCTCCAGACATTCATTCTTGATAATTgtgaaaatctcaaaagattACCAGAAGTCTCCATGGAGACAGGGAGGTTGA